CGTGTCCCCAACGACCAGCGTGGTCATCTCGCCAGGTCTGAGGTGGCGCAGGAAGGCCCGGTGCACGGTTTCCGGGGTAACGCGCTGGACGCCCCGCACGTAGCGGGACAACCAGTCGGACGGAAGGTCCTGAGCCTCGTAGAACATGGTGCGCGAAATGATCTGTCCGGGATTCTCGAACGAAAAGACGAATCCGTTGACGATGGCGTCGGAGGCCGTCCGAACCTCCATCTCGGTAGGCGGTTCCAGCCTCAGTCCGTTCATGGTCTCGACGATGAGCCGGGCGGCGGCCGCGGCGGTTTCCGGACTGGTTCGCGTGGTTGCGCCCAGCAGTCCCTCGTAATCGCGAGGAGTCGTCCACAGCGAGGAGACCGAATACGCGTAGCCGCGTTCGCTCCGGAGCCGCGACATGAGCCGGCTCGAAAATCCTCCCGCTCCCAAGACCGAGTTGCCGATGGACGCCGAGTAGTAGTCGGAGTCGTCACTTAGGCGCACGTCGGTCGTGTGGGCGAGGATGAGTACGCTCTGCGCGGCCTCCGCTCGGTGAAGAACGAAGACTCCGGCGTCGCGGTTCACCTGCGGGCGAGGCGTCGGCGGTACCGAATCGGCGCAAGCCTCGAAGCGCCGAACCAGCGTGTTCGCGAGCGGGCGAAGCGTGTTCCAGTCCACGTCGCCCACGACCCCCAGCGAGAGATTGTCGCGACACATCACCCTCCGGGCGATCTCCAGGACGGAGGCTCGCGAGAGTCGGTCGGAGGAGAGATCGGCGGCGGTCAGCTCCCAGCCGATGGGATGGTCTCCATAGATCATGCGGTTGAATCTGGAGACCGCCAGCGTGCCGGGATCGTCGGTGCGACGGCGGACCTGTTCCAGCTGGCGCCCCCGCCATATCTCGACCTCGGTCGAGTCGAGCCCCGGATCGGCGAGCATGGCGCCCCAGAGCTCGACGGCTTCGTTCAGGTACTCGCTCAGGGTGTTGACGCTGGAGGTGATGGCGCCGCCGCCCCCGCCAAACGTGGTCTGGAGAGCGTAGTGCTCGATGAGCCGGTCGATGGAGTCGGGGGGTGCGCCGGCAACTCCGCCGTAGCGCAGGAGAGCGGGGAGCGCCATCCCGGAGGCGTAGTTCTCTCTTCCGAACCGCGCGTATCCGCCCTCCAGCCGGGCGTAGAAGGTCACCAGGGGAAGCGTGTTGTCTTGGATCAGGTACACGGGCACACCTTCGACGACCCGACGTTCGGGCTCGGGCGGCACGAAGTCGACGACCGTCTGACCCGAGAGTACCGCCGGGATCGCCCCGAACTGGACCGTCGAGACGATCCCGAGGAGGGCGATACCGGACCGGCTCGCAGAGAGCGCGCCGAAACCTCTCGGACGACGACGATCCGGACGGCGAGAGGGATTCACGAAATCGGTCCTTCGCCGCGGACTACCGTAGCGACGGTGCGGCCTTCCCGCACCAGGTACTTCCTGGCGACGTGGCGTACGTCGTCCGCAGTCACCGCCCGCAGGCGTTCCGGATGGCCCAGCATCGCCCGCCAGTCCCCGAAGAGCGCTTCGTTCTCAGCCAGTCGCAGCGCCAGGCCGAAATTCGACACGAGTCCCCTTACCGCACCGGCGCGGACCTGGTTTCCGACTCTGGCGAGCTCGACCTCGGTCGGACCTTCGGAGGCGAGCCTCTCCACCTCCGCGTAGACGGCTTCCTCCACCTGAGCTGTCGTGGTCGGACCGAGGGGAACGGCGTCGAGGACCAGGAGCCTGGGGAAAGCGGAGCCGGGCTGAAGCGAAGCGCTGACGGACGCCGCGATCCGATCTTCGAGGATCAGACGCCTGTGAAGGCGGGACGAGCGACCACCCGTCAGAAGTGTCGCCAGGAGTTCGAGTGCGGGCGTGTCGTGGTGGGTCGCCGCAGGGACCTTCCATCCGATGCGCAGCCTCGGTTCGACGTCGAAGACGAGTTCGACCCGTCGCTCTCCCCGCTGCTCAGGTTCCTTCGCCGTGATCGGAGGGGGAGGATCGCCGGCCGGGAGCGGGCCGAAGTGGCGCCGAGCCAGGGCCTCGATCTCGTCGGGATCCACGTCGCCCACGATCACCGTCACGGCGTTGCGGGCGCCGTAGTACGAGCGGTGGTAGGCGGCGACCTCTTCGCGGCTCAGGTTCTCGAGGTCGGTCATGTAACCGACCACCGGGTGCCGGTACGGGTGGACGCTGAAGGCTGCGGCGAGGTGAGCCTCCACGAGAGCCCCGCCGGGATCCCCCTCCACCCGGAGCTTCCGCTCCTCGATCACGACCTTGCGCTCGGAATAGAAGCCGCGGAGCACCGGGTTGGCCATTCGGTCGGCTTCGAGCTCGAACCACTCTCGGAGCCGGTGGGAAGGCAGGTCGACGAAGTATGTGGTCGCGTCGTTGGACGTGGTCGCGTTCAAACCCCTGGCGCCGGCCCGTCTGAGGATGCGATCGAATTCGCCGGGGTCGGTGAAAACGCGGGCGCTGTCTTCCAAGGCGGATATGCGAGCCAGCAGCCGTTCCATTTCGGCGCCGTCTCCTCGGACCCGCGCGGCGACGACCGAGTCGTGCGCGGCGTCCATGAGGGGGTAGAGCGCACGCTCCGCTTCCCAGTCTTCGGTTCCCGTTTTCTCGGTTCCCCGGAAAAGCAGGTGTTCCAGGAAGTGGGCCGCTCCGGTGGTTCCCGGACGTTCGTTCACGCCGCCCACCGCGAAACGGACCACTAGCGAGACCACGGGAGCGCCCGGGCGGGGGAGCGCGAGCACCCTCATGCCGTTGTCTAGGACTATGCGCCTGACTTCGAGCTCCCGTCGGACTCCGTCGGTCCGGAGATCTTCGGTCGCCTGCGCCCGCGCCGGCCCTGCTATGGTTGCCGTGGCGACGCCGGTGAGGAAGAGTGCGCCTGCGGCCTTGAACCCTACCATGCGAATACCGGCGGCGGGTCTCGCCACGGACTGCTAGAATTCCCCGATCCGCGGCGTTTGGAGCGGTCGGCGTCGCTTGTCGTCTGGCACGGAGCTCCCAATGGTCTCCTCCGGTTGGCAGGTTGCGCAGAGAAATGCTGAGCGGTTGGAGATGACGATCCTCTCGATCCCGGCGCCACAGTTTCGGCAGGGCTCGTTCTCTCTTCCGTACACCGAGAGTTCCCTGCCGAAGGAACCCTCTCGGCCGGAAGAGTCCCGGTAGTCCCTCAGAGTCGTCCCGCCCGCGGCTATGGCCCGCTCCAGCACCTCGCGCAACGAGCCTAGCAGGGTCTGCGCTTCCCGGTAGACGAGCGTACGAGCGGGTCGGTCAGGCCTTACGCCTGCGAGAAACAACGCCTCGTTGGCATAGATGTTCCCCACACCCGCGATCCGT
The Gemmatimonadota bacterium genome window above contains:
- a CDS encoding insulinase family protein — protein: MNPSRRPDRRRPRGFGALSASRSGIALLGIVSTVQFGAIPAVLSGQTVVDFVPPEPERRVVEGVPVYLIQDNTLPLVTFYARLEGGYARFGRENYASGMALPALLRYGGVAGAPPDSIDRLIEHYALQTTFGGGGGAITSSVNTLSEYLNEAVELWGAMLADPGLDSTEVEIWRGRQLEQVRRRTDDPGTLAVSRFNRMIYGDHPIGWELTAADLSSDRLSRASVLEIARRVMCRDNLSLGVVGDVDWNTLRPLANTLVRRFEACADSVPPTPRPQVNRDAGVFVLHRAEAAQSVLILAHTTDVRLSDDSDYYSASIGNSVLGAGGFSSRLMSRLRSERGYAYSVSSLWTTPRDYEGLLGATTRTSPETAAAAARLIVETMNGLRLEPPTEMEVRTASDAIVNGFVFSFENPGQIISRTMFYEAQDLPSDWLSRYVRGVQRVTPETVHRAFLRHLRPGEMTTLVVGDTTRMDMAAFADLGPVTFLDAGEEGESSGSR
- a CDS encoding insulinase family protein, whose translation is MARPAAGIRMVGFKAAGALFLTGVATATIAGPARAQATEDLRTDGVRRELEVRRIVLDNGMRVLALPRPGAPVVSLVVRFAVGGVNERPGTTGAAHFLEHLLFRGTEKTGTEDWEAERALYPLMDAAHDSVVAARVRGDGAEMERLLARISALEDSARVFTDPGEFDRILRRAGARGLNATTSNDATTYFVDLPSHRLREWFELEADRMANPVLRGFYSERKVVIEERKLRVEGDPGGALVEAHLAAAFSVHPYRHPVVGYMTDLENLSREEVAAYHRSYYGARNAVTVIVGDVDPDEIEALARRHFGPLPAGDPPPPITAKEPEQRGERRVELVFDVEPRLRIGWKVPAATHHDTPALELLATLLTGGRSSRLHRRLILEDRIAASVSASLQPGSAFPRLLVLDAVPLGPTTTAQVEEAVYAEVERLASEGPTEVELARVGNQVRAGAVRGLVSNFGLALRLAENEALFGDWRAMLGHPERLRAVTADDVRHVARKYLVREGRTVATVVRGEGPIS